The following are encoded in a window of Vespa crabro chromosome 2, iyVesCrab1.2, whole genome shotgun sequence genomic DNA:
- the LOC124432970 gene encoding transmembrane channel-like protein 7, with the protein MDSNVNNDNIPTMDITELHNTLDTQDYVQQSSSRFPLQPDEDNILKDLDSVIPYATCHTRRSTKISFKEHAETIVSRLQCSKRLIQDDLTAEQLRIDILKSMPQCLTVRRLVKSKLHTVQQRSKKKSISYWKRLKYKISFSFRKIHIIIQDIGQSMEIWYHIIKSIEGQFGSGVAVYFKFLRWLILLNIIFSLMSIIFIVLPQSLDQVYLPSSINVLDFVTGSGFFENTIMYYGFYNNGTVEKMVNSTYNIPFAYFITLLCAYIFTFIVLSVKVVLSYRKRYIEIREKVQYFYCNKVFCGWDFAISSTKAANLQSISIYRELQELLAETEKHSRQNCLITFCIMFVRIIISIITFFMICGTSAILWVLLNIHETDKSKISVMILPVVITIVMNIFSIIISCLAQVERYNSKRTELYVTVIRIHALAAIVISTLLAFWLIHSTDGCWQTELGKEIYRLIFLDFIISVFILYVIEAVRSIIYLTVWKGVGRTKFNIARSTLNLIYNQMLFWLGCYFSPLLSVIIIVKMILTFYAKKHSLLNYCEPSSRPWRAAQTQTLFLALSFIGIINVLIMIGYIITNVRSDECGPFKGHNYTWEYVVDGVLELKRDSDFWLLISEFARPSIGAAVLIAMSVGVYWLRAKAQANKEMLTILQDMLFLHARDKQFLFAKITNAGKIYRQSHLRSFKCYITDETKNFTLSNERE; encoded by the exons atggatTCAAATgtgaataatgataatatcccAACAATGGATATTACAGAATTGCATAATACTTTAGACACGCAAGATTATGTGCAGCAAAGTTCATCACGATTTccat TACAGCCTGATGAAGATAATATCCTGAAAGATTTAGATTCTGTAATCCCATATGCAACTTGTCATACGAGAAGATCcacaaaaatatcatttaaagaGCATGCAGAAACTATTGTATCTCGTTTACAATGCAGCAAACGACTCATACAAGACGATTTAACTGCTGAACAACTTAGAATAGATATCTTAAAATCTATGCCACAATGTTTAACAGTAAGAAGATTGGTGAAGTCTAAATTACACACAGTGCAACAgagatcaaaaaagaaatctattaGCTACTGGAAAAGactgaaatataaaatcagtTTCAGTTTCCGAAag atacatataataattcaagATATTGGGCAGAGTATGGAAATTTGGTACCATATCATAAAATCAATAGAAGGTCAGTTTGGAAGTGGAGTAGCTGTTTATTTCAAGTTTTTAAGATGGctaattcttttaaatattattttttctctcatgag cattatttttattgttcttccaCAATCTTTGGATCAAGTATATTTGCCTTCATCTATTAATGTTTTGGATTTTGTAACAGGCAGT ggattttttgaaaatacgaTAATGTATTATGGattctataataatggtaCAGTGGAAAAAATGGTTAACAGTACATACAATATTCCTTTcgcttattttattacattactttgtgcttatatatttacattcatTGTACTTTCTGTTAa AGTAGTGTTATCTTATCGGAAACGTTATATTGAAATTCGTGAGAAAGTACAGTATTTCTATTGTAATAAAGTATTTTGTGGATGGGACTTTGCTATATCCTCTACGAAAGCTGCAAATTTACAATCTATATCAATTTATAGAGAATTACAAGAACTTTTAGCAGAAACAGAAAAGCATTCACGACAAAATTGTCTTATAACATTTTGTATTATGTTtgtacgtataataatttctataatcactttttttatgatatgtGGGACTAGTGCAATATTATGggtattattaaacatacaTGAAACGGATAAATCGAAGATATCAGTAATGATTCTACCTGTGgttattacaattgttatgaatatattttcaataattatctctTGCTTA gcACAAGTTGAAAGATATAATAGTAAACGCACTGAACTGTATGTAACTGTGATTAGAATTCACGCATTAGCTGCTATAGTAATTAGTACCCTTCTTGCTTTTTGGCTAATACATAGCACAGATGGCTGTTGGCAAACAGAATTAGGAAAGGAAATTTATCGActtatatttttagattttattatctctgttttcattttatatgtaattgaGGCAGTGcgttctattatatatttaacagtTTGGAAAGGAGTCGGaagaacaaaatttaatattgcCCGTAGTACATTAAACcttatttataatcaaatgCTTTTTTGGTTAGGTTGTTATTTTAGTCCATTATTATCCGTAATAATCattgtaaaaatgattttaactttttatgcAAAAAAGCATAGCTTATTAAACTATTGTGAGCCATCTTCAAGACCTTGGAGAGCAGCACAAACACAGACTCTTTTTTTAGCTCTTTCATTCATTGGAATAATTAATGTATTGATTATGATAGGATATATCATTACAAATGTACGAAGTGATGAATGTGGGCCTTTTAAAGGACATAACTATACTTGGGAATATGTAGTTGATGGTGTCCTTGAACTAAAAAGGGATAGTGATTTTTGGCTACTTATAAGTGAGTTTGCAAGACCATCAATTGGAGCAGCTGTATTGATTGCAATGAG TGTTGGAGTCTATTGGCTCAGAGCTAAAGCACAAGCAAATAAGGAAATGTTGACAATTTTGCAAGATATGCTCTTTTTACATGCACGAGATAAGCAATTTCTTTTTGCTAAGATTACTAATGCAG GTAAAATTTATAGACAAAGCCATTTAAGATCTTTTAAGTGTTATATTActgatgaaacaaaaaattttactttatcaaatgaaagagaataa